A single window of Flavobacterium aestivum DNA harbors:
- a CDS encoding efflux RND transporter periplasmic adaptor subunit, which yields MDKIISKKKWTYKKISYIAIGVFFAVFIVSFLVMYKSKSTLKIDPEKVAFSNVERGDFQEYIVQQGEVVTGRTYFLDAVEGGNITKIFKESGDKVKQGDKIVELENINLRLSILGQENSLSEQINHIRTTRLQLDQNFLANKQELAQIENQLQILKPQFKRDSILFKKQLISKQVFERTEADYKYNLKRKVFTLRAFESDSISRVLQLKQLHSSELSMSENLNGVRKILDYLVIKAPIDGQLSSPQLQEGQNINKGERIGQVDITGVYKVRVPIDELYLSKIRKGLRATTEIANKTYELQITYVYPNITNGRFDVDMQFMETIPKDIKRGQSLRLKIDLGNPSIATLIPVGGFYQSTGGNWIYVADGTNKAVKRLIRLGRRNMANYEVIDGLNPGERVIISSYSTFGDNEELIW from the coding sequence ATGGACAAAATAATCTCTAAAAAGAAGTGGACCTATAAAAAAATAAGTTACATCGCAATTGGTGTATTCTTTGCAGTTTTTATTGTAAGTTTTCTTGTAATGTATAAAAGTAAATCTACACTAAAAATCGATCCCGAAAAAGTAGCATTTTCAAATGTTGAACGAGGAGATTTTCAGGAATATATTGTTCAGCAGGGAGAAGTAGTTACCGGAAGAACCTATTTTTTGGACGCAGTTGAAGGTGGTAATATTACCAAGATTTTCAAAGAAAGCGGAGACAAAGTAAAACAGGGAGATAAAATTGTCGAATTAGAAAACATCAATCTTAGGCTTAGCATCCTGGGGCAGGAGAATTCATTGAGCGAACAGATTAATCATATTCGTACCACAAGGCTTCAGTTGGATCAGAATTTTCTAGCCAATAAACAAGAGCTGGCTCAAATAGAGAACCAGCTACAGATTTTAAAACCACAATTCAAAAGAGATAGTATATTATTTAAAAAGCAATTGATTTCAAAACAAGTTTTTGAAAGAACAGAAGCAGATTATAAATATAATCTCAAGAGAAAAGTATTTACACTCAGAGCATTTGAGAGTGATTCAATATCTCGTGTATTACAATTGAAACAATTGCATTCTTCAGAATTAAGTATGTCAGAAAATCTGAATGGAGTTAGAAAAATATTAGATTATCTAGTCATAAAAGCACCTATAGACGGGCAGTTGTCTTCTCCACAGCTACAAGAAGGACAGAATATTAATAAAGGAGAACGAATAGGACAGGTAGATATTACAGGTGTTTATAAAGTAAGAGTGCCTATAGATGAGTTATACTTATCTAAAATTAGAAAAGGGCTTCGCGCAACAACTGAAATTGCTAATAAAACCTATGAACTACAAATTACATATGTATATCCAAATATTACTAACGGAAGATTTGATGTTGATATGCAGTTCATGGAAACAATTCCTAAAGATATTAAAAGAGGACAATCTTTACGCTTAAAAATTGACTTAGGAAACCCTTCAATTGCGACCTTAATACCAGTTGGTGGATTTTATCAAAGTACAGGAGGAAACTGGATTTATGTAGCAGATGGAACCAATAAGGCAGTAAAAAGACTTATTAGACTAGGGAGACGTAATATGGCAAACTATGAGGTCATAGACGGATTGAATCCGGGAGAACGTGTTATTATTTCCTCATATAGCACTTTTGGGGATAACGAAGAATTAATATGGTAA
- a CDS encoding KamA family radical SAM protein has product MLKFKSYTLNQLEKIPQLSGLSEEQMEEIRIVSSIYPFKTNNYVLEKLIDWNNIPDDPIFRLNFPHKEMLLPEDFEQLKEVRANGTDQEIKDVIYNIRMKLNPHPAGQTDLNSAFINEDKLEGIQHKYRDILLFFPSQSQTCHAYCTFCFRWPQFINDLDFKIQSKEINPLLEYLDRNPQISEVLFTGGDPMIMNSRVLESYIEPLLKIDSIKTIRIGTKALSYWPYKFTTDEDAEGMLNVLEKITKAGKHLGFMAHFNHPVELDPPVVKEAIDNLRKIGATIRTQSPLLRFINNRAETWTTMWEKQVQLNCIPYYMFLPRDTGAQHYFAETLERAHEIYIQAIRNCTGLASTAKGPVMSTTDGKVEILDVRDNQYTLRYVKHRDENKTFRAFTAQPLHSKPMWIDDLIEMKSEIMNY; this is encoded by the coding sequence ATGCTAAAATTCAAATCATATACATTAAATCAACTTGAAAAGATTCCTCAATTAAGCGGACTAAGTGAAGAGCAGATGGAAGAAATTAGAATAGTCAGCTCAATATATCCTTTCAAAACCAATAACTATGTATTAGAAAAACTCATCGATTGGAATAATATTCCTGATGATCCAATTTTTCGATTAAATTTTCCTCATAAGGAAATGCTGTTACCAGAAGATTTTGAGCAACTAAAAGAAGTCAGAGCTAATGGTACCGATCAGGAAATAAAAGATGTGATTTATAATATCCGAATGAAATTAAATCCACATCCAGCGGGACAAACAGATTTAAATAGTGCTTTTATTAATGAAGATAAGCTAGAAGGAATTCAGCATAAATACAGAGATATTTTGCTTTTTTTCCCTAGTCAGAGTCAGACATGTCATGCCTATTGTACTTTTTGCTTTAGATGGCCGCAGTTTATCAATGACTTAGATTTCAAAATTCAGTCTAAAGAAATTAATCCGCTTTTAGAGTATCTGGATAGAAATCCGCAAATTTCAGAAGTACTGTTTACAGGAGGAGATCCAATGATTATGAATTCTCGTGTATTAGAGTCCTATATAGAGCCATTACTCAAAATAGATAGTATAAAAACCATACGTATAGGAACTAAGGCATTAAGTTATTGGCCATACAAATTTACTACAGATGAGGATGCGGAAGGAATGTTGAATGTATTAGAAAAAATTACTAAAGCAGGGAAACATTTAGGTTTCATGGCACACTTCAATCATCCGGTAGAGTTAGACCCACCTGTAGTAAAAGAGGCGATAGATAATCTGAGAAAAATAGGTGCAACTATAAGGACACAGTCACCTTTATTGCGTTTTATAAATAATAGGGCAGAAACATGGACAACCATGTGGGAAAAACAAGTACAGCTAAATTGTATTCCTTACTATATGTTTCTACCAAGAGATACCGGAGCACAGCATTATTTTGCTGAAACTTTAGAAAGAGCGCATGAAATTTACATACAAGCCATACGAAACTGCACAGGATTGGCATCTACAGCAAAAGGGCCGGTAATGTCCACAACAGATGGAAAAGTAGAGATCTTAGATGTTAGAGATAATCAATACACATTACGCTATGTAAAGCACAGGGATGAGAACAAAACATTTAGGGCATTCACAGCACAACCTTTACATTCTAAACCTATGTGGATTGATGATTTAATTGAAATGAAATCTGAGATAATGAATTATTAA
- a CDS encoding sensor histidine kinase, with the protein MVFNRFQLQIIAYLIGICISFTTALYLIISIGNIPAVFIAILCIVIGAFLFRHLYLFIAKTNQKLQRFIESIKYADYVLKFSSDDNLDKNFKGLNDSFNSILEAFRKERASKEENLQYLKTILQQVNTGLMVVHDDGSIALINDSAKKIMNLRKIQHINQLKSIDERLYKILNSFSTNTNYLLDFQDNTQLIIRSNSLKIKSKIVQIFTFQNIYSELQQKEIESWQNLITILRHEIMNSITPISSLNSTLLFILNQDLEMEDSRYIMPEESVEDLKEGLSIIENRTNGLIKFINSYRDYSDLPKPNFKQINLKEMIRQTYQLLHPEVTKAGIEFHYTIQEQEVHIKGDLHLLEMVLINLVKNAIQANEDNTASRIEITGGEDEKGIPFMAVMDNGKGIVPEAIDKIFMPFFTTKKVGTGIGLSLSKQIIQLHHGTLAVKSEEGKQTIFTIKFLSK; encoded by the coding sequence ATGGTCTTTAATAGATTTCAGCTTCAGATAATAGCATATCTTATAGGTATCTGCATAAGCTTTACAACTGCACTTTATCTGATTATAAGCATCGGAAACATTCCTGCCGTCTTTATCGCAATTCTGTGTATCGTCATTGGTGCTTTTTTATTTAGACACTTATATCTTTTTATTGCCAAAACCAACCAAAAATTACAACGCTTTATAGAATCAATAAAATACGCTGATTATGTATTGAAGTTTTCTTCTGACGATAATTTAGATAAAAATTTTAAAGGCCTAAATGATTCTTTCAACTCTATATTAGAAGCTTTTAGAAAAGAACGTGCTTCTAAAGAAGAGAATTTGCAATACTTAAAAACAATACTCCAACAAGTAAACACAGGTCTTATGGTAGTACATGACGATGGTAGCATTGCATTGATAAATGATAGCGCTAAGAAAATCATGAATCTTAGAAAAATTCAGCACATTAACCAACTAAAATCTATTGATGAACGTCTTTATAAAATTTTGAATTCATTTAGTACCAACACTAATTATTTGTTAGATTTTCAGGATAACACCCAGCTTATTATACGCTCTAATTCCTTAAAAATAAAAAGCAAAATAGTGCAGATTTTTACCTTTCAGAATATTTATTCAGAACTGCAACAAAAAGAAATTGAATCATGGCAGAACCTTATTACAATTTTACGCCACGAAATTATGAATAGCATTACACCTATAAGTTCTTTAAATTCAACCCTTCTATTTATTTTGAATCAAGATTTAGAAATGGAAGATTCCAGATATATAATGCCCGAAGAAAGTGTAGAAGATTTAAAAGAAGGTTTAAGTATTATTGAAAATAGAACAAACGGTCTGATAAAGTTCATTAATTCCTATCGGGACTATTCTGATCTTCCCAAGCCAAATTTTAAACAGATTAATTTAAAAGAAATGATTCGCCAAACCTATCAATTACTTCATCCTGAAGTTACAAAGGCAGGCATTGAGTTTCACTATACTATTCAAGAACAGGAAGTACACATAAAAGGCGATCTGCATTTACTGGAAATGGTTCTTATTAATCTTGTAAAGAATGCTATTCAGGCAAATGAAGATAACACGGCTTCTAGAATTGAAATTACTGGTGGAGAAGACGAAAAAGGTATTCCTTTTATGGCTGTTATGGATAATGGAAAAGGTATTGTTCCTGAAGCCATTGATAAAATTTTCATGCCTTTTTTTACCACTAAAAAGGTAGGTACCGGAATTGGACTTAGTCTTTCCAAACAGATTATACAGCTACACCACGGAACCTTAGCAGTAAAATCTGAAGAAGGAAAACAAACTATTTTTACCATAAAGTTCCTCTCTAAGTAA
- a CDS encoding sigma-54-dependent transcriptional regulator, with translation MSKTQNSGSILIVDDHDDILVAAKLFLKRYFTHVETSTDPETIPRILTQHSFDLVLLDMNFTKDISSGKEGFDWLCRIKNINPALPVVMMSAYGDIQMAIKTIKSGASDFVLKPWDNEAFLNTLKDAILKQKNKLTSSILTNYQQKFPAIIGKSEPMLDVLNVVDKIAATDANVLILGENGTGKELIAKAIHEHSNRASGPFISVDLGSISSSLFESELFGHKKGAFTDAKEDRMGRFELANGGTLFLDEIGNLSSHLQSKLLTALQSRKIIRVGSTKEIPIDIRLISATNMPLSDMITQKIFRQDLLYRINTIEIDLPPLRERKEDIILLADYYLRQYSEKYLKTCEGFQREAYTQLTNYNWPGNIRELQHTIERAVIMGNTPLLTSDDFQLKRRTTHTDTLDNYRSSSTLHDIEKDHIKKAMTAHDGNISLVAKQLGINRTSLYRRLKKYGL, from the coding sequence ATGTCGAAAACGCAAAATTCTGGCAGCATATTAATAGTAGATGATCATGATGATATTCTAGTCGCTGCTAAGTTATTTTTGAAACGATATTTTACTCATGTTGAAACTTCGACAGATCCTGAAACAATTCCAAGAATCTTAACCCAGCATAGTTTTGATCTCGTATTGCTGGACATGAACTTTACCAAAGATATCAGCAGTGGCAAAGAAGGTTTTGACTGGCTATGCCGAATAAAAAATATAAATCCCGCGCTTCCTGTGGTAATGATGTCTGCCTATGGAGATATTCAAATGGCCATTAAAACAATAAAAAGCGGTGCTTCGGATTTTGTATTGAAACCTTGGGATAATGAAGCTTTTTTAAATACGCTTAAAGATGCCATCCTAAAGCAGAAAAATAAACTCACATCTTCAATTTTAACCAATTACCAACAAAAGTTCCCTGCAATTATTGGTAAAAGTGAACCCATGCTAGACGTATTAAATGTGGTTGATAAAATTGCTGCAACTGATGCTAATGTTCTTATTCTGGGAGAAAATGGCACAGGAAAAGAATTGATTGCCAAAGCAATTCACGAACATTCCAATAGAGCTTCCGGACCTTTTATAAGCGTAGATCTGGGATCTATTAGTTCTTCTTTGTTTGAAAGTGAACTATTCGGTCATAAAAAAGGCGCTTTTACTGATGCAAAAGAAGATCGTATGGGACGTTTTGAACTTGCAAATGGTGGTACATTATTTCTAGATGAAATCGGAAACCTTTCGTCGCATCTCCAATCCAAATTATTGACCGCTTTACAAAGTCGGAAAATTATTCGTGTTGGAAGCACAAAAGAAATTCCAATTGATATACGCCTGATATCTGCTACCAATATGCCGCTTTCTGACATGATTACCCAAAAAATATTCAGACAGGATTTACTGTATAGAATTAATACCATAGAGATTGATCTGCCTCCATTACGGGAACGAAAAGAAGATATTATTCTATTAGCCGATTATTATCTTCGTCAATATTCTGAAAAATATCTAAAAACCTGTGAAGGCTTTCAAAGAGAAGCGTATACGCAACTTACAAACTATAACTGGCCAGGTAATATCCGAGAATTACAACATACTATTGAGCGTGCTGTTATTATGGGAAATACTCCATTATTGACTTCTGATGATTTTCAATTAAAACGTCGGACAACCCATACTGACACTTTAGATAATTATAGGTCTTCCTCTACTCTTCATGACATTGAAAAAGATCATATTAAAAAAGCGATGACTGCTCATGATGGAAATATTTCTTTGGTTGCTAAACAATTAGGTATCAACAGAACTTCACTTTATAGAAGATTAAAAAAATATGGTCTTTAA
- a CDS encoding TauD/TfdA family dioxygenase — protein MSVLTLHEDILVEEGKYPMTITFKNGTMDKFLEYYEENKDFIEDRLMNVGAIHVVGINIDDVDKFGSLMKHLCPKAPDFLDGNSSRGKYSSNVYNASEYDESSIVRLHTEFSYSNLYPKKIFFCCKQPAATGGQTTVGDCKKALELIKPEIVKAFDEKGITYIRNLHSGGGLGPSWQEAFETEDKDFMEKYCKENGIEVQWKANGIVRLIQQRPAIRKHPVTGDRLWFNQVDQFFPEIYGEEIYETLLAMNGGEKDALPMFSRFGDGTEIKKEYIENIIKVLDDITIPVPWQKGDLLMVDNMTALHGRLPFTGDRSILASMG, from the coding sequence ATGAGCGTATTAACATTACACGAAGACATACTAGTCGAAGAAGGCAAATATCCAATGACGATCACTTTTAAAAATGGTACCATGGATAAATTTTTAGAATACTATGAAGAAAACAAAGATTTTATTGAAGATCGATTAATGAATGTTGGCGCTATTCATGTAGTAGGAATCAACATTGATGATGTAGATAAATTTGGAAGCTTAATGAAACATTTATGCCCAAAAGCACCAGACTTTCTTGATGGGAACTCATCAAGAGGAAAATATTCTTCGAATGTATACAATGCATCAGAATACGATGAATCATCAATAGTAAGGTTGCACACAGAATTTTCATATTCAAATTTATACCCTAAAAAAATATTCTTTTGTTGTAAACAGCCAGCGGCTACAGGAGGACAAACTACTGTAGGAGATTGCAAAAAAGCTTTAGAATTAATAAAACCGGAAATAGTAAAAGCTTTTGATGAAAAAGGGATTACTTATATCAGAAACCTACATTCTGGAGGCGGCTTAGGTCCATCTTGGCAAGAAGCATTTGAAACAGAAGATAAAGATTTCATGGAAAAATATTGCAAAGAGAATGGAATAGAAGTACAATGGAAAGCAAATGGAATTGTACGCTTAATACAACAAAGACCAGCCATTAGAAAGCATCCGGTTACAGGAGATCGATTATGGTTCAATCAGGTAGATCAATTTTTTCCTGAAATCTATGGAGAAGAAATTTACGAAACTTTATTAGCCATGAATGGAGGCGAAAAAGATGCATTGCCAATGTTTTCCCGTTTTGGAGACGGAACAGAAATCAAGAAAGAATATATTGAGAATATAATTAAAGTACTAGACGACATTACAATACCAGTTCCTTGGCAAAAAGGAGATTTACTAATGGTAGACAATATGACTGCTTTGCATGGAAGATTACCATTTACAGGAGATAGAAGTATTCTAGCGTCTATGGGATAA
- a CDS encoding MBL fold metallo-hydrolase codes for MENKKVYLRPNVVLEPLIDKWYAWTHLIYPPTAAMNIKSRHLKIMNSYVQAPNIHMAATQNPKMLGGPFMNYSSNRKEEVQGLIAHAFEERKPMFELAEAIHELNRLLEKNGTGHSLEPLYEKVPEILKGYVELNYDLNGNPSFRIFESLMYKSEYYNTAAQSITLWLTENDERPFVLSTARLPEKNCLEINIPFAHKAIDKMCSMRNEADTLENLIRDLNISEDQRALFESFFTTEKPEKYKRYTGDKIRMRYYGHACILIETKDISILVDPVISYYGYQNEVNRYSLQDLPDEIDYVLITHNHQDHILFETMLSLRHMVKNVVVPKGTVGNLQDPNLKLMLQTIGFKNVIELQDMETIEDNECKITGVPFLGEHGDLDIQAKICYNVRIGKNSMIFMADSCNVEPKLYDLVAKHIGPVDVIFLGMECDGAPFSWVYGPLIEKEVDREIDNTRRLAGSNFERGKDLVKSFKPKELYVYAMGLEPWIEFISSVRYDEQAHPIVASNNLINHCKEKNIKAERLYGEKELHYEIN; via the coding sequence ATGGAAAATAAAAAAGTATATCTAAGACCTAACGTAGTTTTAGAACCATTAATAGATAAATGGTATGCTTGGACACACTTAATTTATCCGCCTACGGCAGCGATGAATATAAAATCGAGACATTTAAAAATAATGAACTCGTATGTACAGGCGCCAAATATTCATATGGCGGCAACACAAAACCCGAAAATGCTTGGAGGCCCTTTTATGAATTACAGCTCTAATAGGAAAGAGGAGGTACAAGGACTTATAGCTCATGCTTTTGAGGAACGAAAGCCAATGTTTGAACTAGCGGAAGCAATTCATGAATTAAACAGATTGCTAGAAAAAAACGGAACTGGACATTCACTAGAACCATTATACGAAAAAGTGCCGGAAATTTTAAAAGGATATGTAGAACTCAATTACGATCTCAATGGGAATCCTTCATTTCGAATATTCGAAAGCCTCATGTATAAAAGTGAATACTACAATACAGCTGCACAAAGTATTACACTTTGGTTAACAGAAAATGATGAGCGTCCTTTTGTATTAAGTACGGCAAGATTGCCAGAAAAAAACTGTTTAGAAATAAACATACCATTTGCACACAAAGCCATTGACAAAATGTGCAGCATGCGCAATGAAGCAGACACATTGGAAAACCTGATAAGAGATCTTAATATTAGCGAAGATCAAAGAGCGCTATTTGAATCATTTTTTACTACAGAAAAACCAGAAAAATATAAAAGATACACTGGAGATAAAATCAGAATGCGCTATTATGGCCATGCATGTATCTTAATTGAAACCAAAGACATTTCGATATTGGTAGATCCGGTAATAAGTTATTATGGATATCAAAACGAAGTAAACAGATACTCGTTACAAGATTTGCCAGACGAGATAGATTATGTACTTATAACACACAATCATCAGGATCATATTTTATTTGAAACGATGTTGAGCTTACGCCATATGGTCAAAAATGTAGTAGTTCCAAAAGGAACCGTAGGAAATCTTCAGGACCCTAACTTAAAACTCATGTTGCAAACCATTGGTTTTAAAAATGTAATAGAATTACAGGATATGGAAACCATTGAAGACAACGAATGTAAAATAACCGGAGTTCCTTTCTTAGGGGAACATGGCGATTTAGACATTCAGGCAAAAATTTGCTACAACGTCAGGATAGGCAAAAATTCGATGATATTCATGGCCGATTCCTGCAATGTAGAACCTAAACTATATGATCTCGTTGCAAAACATATAGGTCCCGTAGATGTAATTTTTTTAGGAATGGAATGTGATGGCGCTCCTTTCTCTTGGGTTTACGGACCATTAATAGAAAAGGAAGTCGATAGGGAAATAGACAATACCAGAAGACTAGCTGGATCAAACTTTGAAAGAGGGAAAGACCTTGTAAAGTCATTCAAACCAAAAGAACTTTATGTGTACGCAATGGGACTAGAACCATGGATAGAATTTATCAGTAGTGTGCGCTATGATGAACAGGCACATCCAATAGTGGCTTCCAATAATCTTATCAATCATTGTAAAGAAAAAAATATAAAGGCAGAGCGCCTTTACGGAGAAAAAGAACTGCATTACGAAATAAACTAA